The genomic region GGGATCATTTGGAAGAATGAAAGGGATATCTTGACCTTGATCAAAGAGTGGGATGCCAATAGGATTTGAAAAGGTGTTGTGTTCATGACATGGAAAACGATCATTTGGGAtaagatggactgggatatcttgatcttgctcagggagcGAAATGTCAACAAGACTTTGGATAGGATGAACAAGAATGGTGGGAttatcatgagtgtctgggaagatgggatcctggtcaataattggatggaaggataaggtttcaggatcttgatcttgatttgttttaggactcatttcttcatactttgaatcatcctcttgacatggggtatgaTTTTGAATATCcgtgggggattttggcaaggaatcaatactTAGAcatgaaggagatgcactttgaaTGGGATCCTGTGGAATAGGTGTGATGGGAAATGAAgcacatggtggcattgggtctagcatTTTTTAAGAATGACAGGGATGtgtatcatgaattggattagcttggcaatcaattatggatagcccttgggggatttcatccttgggtgtattgtttgatgaggatgatatgggAGGTGCttgcaaagcttcaaaaggtgtaaTAATAGATGACACTTGAGAGTCAAATTTTTTATGAGGGGATGGTGAGCCGTTGCTAGAcatgggtgcatgattttgattTGTCTCAAAAAGATCACTTAGGACTATCTTTAAGAGCTTTGTAAAAGAGATACCTTCCTTTGGAgacgcatttgaatccttgtgaggttttgccATGGTTgggtttggattttggattttggatttgtttgaaagcgagttggttttgttttggtgttaCAATTTGATCTAGAATTTGGTGTTGGTTGAATTGAATTTGATTTGGTACTTGGTTGAATTGGtatgacatgtttgaaatttggccTAGTGTGTCTACAACTACCATAAAAAGTGGAATTGGGTCCACAAAGGTTAATTACACAAGAATTAGTATACGGTGACTAAGAAATTATTGACAACTATGTTTGATGATATCCACATTCTTGCACAATATAAGAATGAAGTGGATGAAAAGACTAACAAAAGACATCACAAAAAAGGAGTCCTTAAACAAGTGTGAATGTTGGTGATTTGGCAAGCAAACAAGAGATTAAAGAgcaatattttttataaataaactaTTGTAAAAATATAACACATTGAAATATCTACAATCCATGTAATAATGGGCTCTCTAGTTGTGAGGATTTCTAGCAATCATTGTTAGTGAGTTGCATAGCATGCGAAACAAGAAATAATGTGAATAGACCATTGCACACTTAGACCAACCATAATACTTCCAATGTTGCCATCTACAACATAAGTGAGATTAATATCAAACTTTAGGATGATTCCTCACAAGTCACTACCTTGTAACTTCAATGGCTTTAGACCAATGAAATAAAAATACACAAATTGCTTCATTAATAGGGTGAGGCAAAATTGTATGAATTACAACATGAACAAGGAAATGAAGCAATGATAAAAATAGGAAGATAGCATGCAAGACATGTTAGTCCCCATCCAAACAATATTTTAGAATATTGAAGTATACTTGTAAGTGATATGCAAGAAATGAGATCCTAGCTTATAgatgcaaactaagatctcaaatttCCATTGGTGCATATCATTGGAATATGAATAAGCTTAGTTACAATCCTAATAGAAGAGTTGAACACTTGGATCAATGTTCCTTTGTTGCAACGGAGTTGATATTGTGCAATGTATGTAAAAGAACTAtgtaatcaaattttccaaaatcaTGAATATAATTAGAAAAAATTATCTTCCCATTATTTCGTATGTTTAATTGTATCTAATCTTTTTGAGTTCCTAATTTGGTGTTATAAGTCTTAAATGACTTTTTTTCATAATGTCTCATTTGTTTTTGTTTATTGATAGTTATGTAATCTACTCTACACTTTATCATATTAGACTAggtgttgaaaatggccaaaagaGGCTTGGGAAGAAAGATTATTCACTTTTTGCACCTATGAGAAAGtggaaactgaaaaacattttatcttagaGGGTGATGCCTTTAAGGACAATAGGGATAAGTTTATTAATATCTTAACTGCTAGCTCATGGTATAATTTATTCAGTGAGGAGTATATCAAGAAGTTGAGAGTGCTCATCATCAATGAGCATAGAAAAAGAATTGATCTGCAAAAAATGGTTTGATTGGGCAGGCTATCCCATAGGTCATCCTTAACCTCGTGAACGTTAaaattgtcttcttcttcttctcattatAGACTGCAACACCTTAGTttgattttgaaaagaaaaaatataaaactaaaaaTCTATCCCATATCAACCAATAGGTCATGTGTCATCTCTAAAAAGCGACACATTCCCTTCATCTTCGTACAAGAGCAATATGTACCCTTAAGATATCCAAAGCTATGATTGTTGAAAATATGACCAAAGATAATAAGAGTGTATTGGCAAGAGGTGGCAATGTAACAAACCACAGGTGTTCCAAAAAAAACTCAATACTAACATCCCAGATGTGACCACTTGTCcttaaaaatcaatactactagcAGTTGCAGGTTTAGTGCCTGCAACGGTGCGCCGATAGGCGAGCAGAAATGGTGGAAGAGCACAATAAGTTTATATAAATCTGGCAGAGGAAGCCGCAAGAGCGAGCTGTAGAATAGAGGTGGGCAATCTGATGTGGAATGTGTTTTAAGACACTGTACAGTTGGTTGGAACAGATTCCTGCAGGGGTGACGAAATCAATTGAAGTCAGCTATTAGTTGGAATAATTTGTATATTAAAATTATAGAGGAGAGGTGGAGAGGAATCGAAGCGTACCTTCCGTGTGAGGGCGCTATTTTGCAATTGGGCTTTCACTGTTTGTGTGGAATGTGCAAGAGATGACGGCTAACTGTATTGGGAACGTAAAAAAAAAGTTTATATAGAGTGTGTGTGGATGTGAAATAAACAGGAATGAATATAAGTTTGTTAAATGTAGAGATCATAGCAGCAAGTTATAGTGATTATTTGGAAGGAGTTTACCTTTTGTTTTACCCAAAATTTGCTGAATTGGCTGGAAAATGTAACCTTTTATGGGCCAAAGGAGACctgcaaaatgaagtgaatgtgTATATTTTTTGTAAGGAAGCGATGTTATAAGAAAGTTTTTAAGTTAAAGAGTAGATTACATGGTAATATAAAACATCCACATAGTAAATTGCAtaaagaaattctaaaaatgtGTCATGTAGAGAAGGTCTCATCATGGTATCTCACCAGGGATACGTTGAGAGGAAACAACACTGTCAATGGGTTGCATAGCATAGATGTAAAAAACAGCAGATttgtaacatatatatatatatatatatatatatatatattgacgaTGAAAATTCTGCAAATTGAATGGACAGGTGTTAGAACAGAAACAAAGAAGAGGAAGGGGGGAGAGTGGGTTGAATGTACCTGATTTTAGCAGAACCAAAACCGAGTTATCCAAGCGGAGGGAAACTACATTGGAAAAGTGTTTATGTTTTAACAAAAGAGGTGGAGTTGCATTGCAAAGGGTTGCATTAGAGAAAAATAGATTGTTAAGTTGGAAAAAGAAGTATAATAAAGGAGTGGACAGCGAGTTAAACATACCTGGCAGAGTGAGGTTGCTTTTTTATAAGTTTATCTTAGTAGATTGAGTATAGCAGAGGAGGTAACAACAAACAATTGAAGTTGTATTTAATGAGAATGAAGCTAAATGTGAAAGAGACATGGAAAGTTAGTATTAATGTATGTAAAAGTGTTTTAGACAAAACTGTAAATAAAATATAGAATGCGGTGCAGGTGGAAGAGGTGTTAGTTGCAATGCAATTATGTTGTAACAAAGTTAACTAGTGCAGGGAAGTGCAGTGATGGGGAGTTCATATTAAGCAGTATATTATAGGTGCAAAGAGCAGCAAAGTAtatttttcaaaatgaaaatggCTAGAGCAAGAGGTGTTGATAGATATATTGTTACTAGGGGTGCAATGGCGGAATGGGGAAGGTCGAGGAAGAGAAGCCTACAATGTGGGTGCGTGTAGCGAACAACAAGGTGTGGACGAATAGGGGAAATGGCACCTGCAAGAAAACAATTGATGTTATGAAACCAAATGTATACAAGTAACGAGGAGAGTGGAGAAACCCAAAAGTAAAAGGGTGGAGTGGTAGGAATTTGGTGGAGTGACATACCTGATGCTgtaggatattagagttgttggtggGGAGGCGATGCAGATATCTGAATGGAGAGAGCACTCAATCTGTTTTCCTCTTTTTTCCTCATAGTTGTATAAGCATTGCTTTGTAATTTTGAATATCTTTCAAAACTGAAAAGTGGCTCTGTTCTTAGATCATGAAGAGACTTCACTCGTGACAGTGCAGTGAAGGTCAGCCCTTGTTTTTCAGCCTTGCCAATGTCGACTGTTGCTTTGTCCAAAGTGAGGCCTTGGGATTTGTGAATAGTAAGGGCCCAAGCCATTGCAAGGGGGAGCTGGGTGCGGCTGCCTCGAGTGATAGGTGGTATAGGGACAAATTTTGGATTTGCATTGTCCCAATGAGGGCCAGAATAATTTTTGAATTCAACGACCACATACTTTGGCAAGTCAGGAGGTCTAGAATCTGTATCATAGATAATGGATCTGATTTGTCCTAATGATCCATTGACCAAACCAGCTTGTATCCATAGATTAGCAATCAACATAACTTGTTCATTAAGGGAGAGGAGCAATTCTGAAGGAAGTTGCTCATCATTATTATATTCAGGGTTTGTTTGCCTTGAATTTTGGGCGAGACATCTTGCAACAGGTAAGTGTAATTGTTTTAACATTTTAGTATTGTGGTGTTTGACAGatgcatttgttgcaaacaaatgaaTTGAATTGTCAAAGTGCTTGTTATGATCTATAGGCAGTTTGGAAGAGGATCGAGACATAAGAGCTTCCCAATTTGTTTGGAGTGGATTGGCATTTCTAATGTTTTGCAAGATTGCACGAAATTGTTGTTGGATGTTTGAGGCACCTTGTTGTCGGAAACTTGTATCTAAGGTAACAACAGTTTGAAAGGAGTGCCATAATGCAAGGGCTGTAGAATGCGAGGCATACAAAGGCTTGTCCATCACTGGAGGTAGTTGGCCGAGGTCGCCTACAAGGATGATTGAGAGGCCTCCAAATGGTTCGTGTTGCTGGCGAGGGAATGCTTGACGTAATCTATTGTCAATTTTCAAAAGCAATTTAGGCCCCAAAAAGCTCATCTCATCAATTAGTATATATTGTAAGTGTTTGTATTGTTCTTGGAAGAGCATTAAAGACTGTCTCGTTAAAGGTTGCATATCTCTAAGGGGGATGCGCAGGGCAGCATGAATAGTtgttgcttggatattatatgcaGAAACGCCGGTTGGGGCAAGCACAAGCAAAGGATTGAGCTATATATTTGTGGAAAGGTTAAGTCTATTTCTAATGCATTGTATCAAATATGATTTACCAGTGCCTGCAGTGCCTTGTATAAGCAtatggagtggaggcagggttccAGGAGATGCATAATGGGCAAGAATGAGTTCAAGTGCAATTTTTTGTTTTGATGCTAAGGGGAACGAAGTAGTGGGAGGAGAAGCTGGCTGGAGAATGCTAGGCTGGCAATTTATTTTATTAGTGGAAATGAAGGTAACAACAGTATGATGAAGTGGATCAGTGGGATAAGGGGCATGCCAATCAAAGTTAATATCGTAATCGCGTCTACCCAACATTTGGAGATCATTTACATTGATTTTGTTTGAAGCACCCATTTGGGAAAGGTATTCCCATTCATATTGGTCTTCATTGTGTGAACATAAGAAAGTATCACCATCAGAGTCGATGTCATTTTCAGTTCTGCATTCATGTTCTATTCCATAAATATGCCAACGTGTGTAACCATGTATGCACAATAGCTTCCAATTTGCAATGATTTGAGCAGGTGATGTACCTATATCTGTTGGAATATTGTGAAATGGTTTGTACAAGAGAAGCTCACTCCAACATTAGGCTTCAAATTTGTCATCAACCTCAGGTGGAGAGGTTTTAAAATGCGGGTAGAcattgacaattgcttgtttttaGAGTTTTTGCCATTGATGCTTTTTCCGTTGGGTGTTGTATGAAAATTGTTGTGCTGATTGTATCAGCGAGATGCTTTCCAATTCAATAGGTCTTTCCATATAAGCAGAAATATAAGATTTGGAAAGTTCGACATTGTCATTTTGTTCAGCAATTCGATGGAGGGCCTTTCTGCTGACATTAACGGAGACAAAATGTCGGCTACAACTTATCAATGGGAGTTTTTGCaacatatggcaagtttcttgTGCTCTGATGTCACGATCAACAACTATCCCCATCATGAATTTTTGGTATGTGAGCAAGATGGTATCTTGCGTATTAGTTGTAGcaactattttctttaggatatcAACATAACCTACTGACTTTTGTTCTGTTTTTGCAGCATATTTACAGATATATTGTATGACAACCATTTTGGAACAAATGGGGCGGCAATCAATATTTGCACGCCATATTGCAAGCATGATTGGACTGTGAATGTTCAAACGAATGTCATTTCTTGCTAGTTCATATGATGGGTTGTTGGCAGCATCAACAATTAGTGTTGAAAAATCTTGCTCGGGCCAAGGTGCTTTGTAGCGACAATGGAGGGTTGAGCCTTTTTTTTTTAAGCAAGTGTGGGTAGAACATTTTGTATGTCGCTGAACAACATTGTCGAGTTCCTCATAGTTAGAGAGAGGATCAATGGATAGAATTTGGTTTGTATCAGCCATGCAGGGATCAAAGAGTGAAGCAGTGTGCAGTCTGTTGGCTTGGCCAATTTGGTTGCGAGGATTCCATGCTGTGACATACTTGTCAAAAAAGGACTTAGCTGATTGGACAGCTTCATGGTTAGACCAGTTTATTTTGTCCATATCAGGAGCATTTGGTAACCACAAGAAGCCATGTATATGTGCGGACCCATGATGTTGCCATTCATACTTGTACCAATGGTCTTTAGCTTTGAAAAGCTTGTCAATAATCTCCTCACGGAATATTGTGAATCTAAAATGCAAAAACAATGTTGTGACGTGTGGATTGTGGACAATGTTTTGTATAAATTGCCTTCTTCGTGGATTGGAATTCTGGAGACAAGTTAGGTGGAAACAATTTATGTAGTTCTAGCCATTTGGTATCAGCTGCACTTAATGTGAAGAATAATGTAGGTGCTCCCAATTGGTGTATCATTGTAGTGAGATCCTTGCGTGATCTTTTCCAATAAGCTCTTGTACCTCGCAAAGAAGCTGCAAAACGCATTAATTGGTTTGGCAATTGATCGGATGGTGTGGATTGGAGCTGTTCAGGCAAAGCTTGTAAAGTAGTTGGGATGGAGTTTTCTAAGTTGGTGCATAGGAAAACTGAAGCTGTTTGCTGGGAACAGTGTCTCATAAGTAGATTGTAAAGATAATATCTGAACCTAACATGTTGTCCAAACCTTTGGTCATGATATCTTatcaagtgcaaagcatattcatgcaaGTGGACAAGTTTTGTCCTTGGTTGGAGTGGCAGTGCGGATCCGCTTGGGAACAATGTTGGGAAAGCCATAGTAAACAAGCCTTCAGTGTTGTATTCATTAATGGGTGAGGAACTTATTTCAGGCCAAGGTGCAACATTTTGATCATTCGTATGAAGGTGTAATATCTTTTTAATGGCATCTAGTTCAGGGGCTGAACATGGCAGTTTTGGGATGAATGATGATGTGGTCTAcaattcaacttcatcatcattagaGAGTTGCTCTTGTGTTGGCGAAGGTGGTTGCAAATCAAAGGAATTTGGAAGGACATGCAAGAATTCAGATATATCGGTAGATGTTTCTGGCAATAAATCAACAGCTAcatcatcaatgataacatcactgTAGTATTGGTCATGTTGAATTTTGTAATGCAATGCGTCCATAACATGGAACTTGTTGACATAACAATCATATTGTTTTCCTTCAAGATTTGTCCTTCGAATAATCACAACTTCCAAATGTTGGAATTTGCGGGGCAAAGTAGTTGCTATTTCTGAAATGTCTTGTGGGAAATTAATGGTGTGCCCTGTATATTTGTATTGACCACCTCTGGCATGGCTTACTTGCAAAACAGGAGCAATCCTTGCTATAAGCATCTGTTCTACTTGTGAGAGCTGTTTTAAAATGAAGGGTTGTTCGCCAGGGTCCATATTGTTTGCAATAGAGAATCTGTGAACACCCTTTTCATTATAACATCTTGTGCAAATGATAGCAGGTTGAGTTAATTTGACATGCATACCAACATATTCTCTTTGCAGATTGTACATATCTGTAGATGCATCAAGTTGTCAATCCTTGCTCGGAAAGAAGCTAGTGCAATTGTAAATGCAGAAGATTTGAGATTTTCTGAGATTGGTGTTGTTGTAGCATTAGATGTAGCATTTGTTTGCAGATTAATTGGCAACAGTTGCATGTGGGGTTGGCTGGATTGTGCAGCAGATTGGGTGGGTTGACTTGAATGTGGTTGGAGCACAGTTGATGGATGGGGTTCAGAAGAGGGCAGCGGTATGTGAGGGATGGGGATGGCTGAAGAGCGAGATGCAACCAGGGTTGGCAACGGTTGCAAAACATTGGTATCAATGTTACGATGAAGCCGTTTGTTTCGCCGCCTTAATGAAATTTCTTCTTTATGTTTTGCATAGTAGATcctattttgttctttctttctagccCTTTGCAAATCTGACATTTGTGGAGCAAGTGCGCCGGAGATCTGAGAAATACAAGAGTAGTGGTTTGTTAGAATGAGAAGGTATAAGATAAAAAAGAAGAAGTGGAGGTGTATTAATTGTGTGGCACAAATGGTTGGGAGCATATGTATGCGGAAAGAATGCAAAATGGAATGCAGGGCTTTAAATCGGAAGAACCCCAGGTGGCTTCCAATGGTAGGAAACATGTGTTATCATATTCATGAAAGGTAGTCAAAACGGTGCAGCcggtagaaccccaattcccttccaatggttctccaccctcctccgCCGGCTGAAGGCAAAAGGGATTGCACGatatgcatgtatataaatatatatgcagcAAACAAAAATATATAGGCATATGTGTGAATATGGAAATACACAGAGAGTGCAGCATCTATATGCAAGTGCATACACACagaggcatatatatatatatatgcagtcgAAACCAGGATATActtacatatgtatataaatatatatgtagcaAACAAAAATATATAGGCATATGTGTGAATATGGAAATACATAGAGAGTGTAGCATCTCTATGTAAATTCATACACACAAAGGCATATATATATGTAGCAAACAAAAATATATAggcatatgtatataaatatatatgtagcaAACAAAAATATATAGGCATATGTGTGAATATGGAAATACACAGAGAGTGTAGCATCTCTATGTAAATTCATACACACAaaggcatacatacatacatacatacatacatacatacatacatacatacatacatacatacatacatacatacatacatacatatatatatatatatatacagacgaATAATAATGTAGAAGCGGCATGAAGGATGCTTGCAAGGCAGTATATAACAAAAGTGCATGATGGTAGGAAACATGCGTTGTCATATCCATGAAAGGTAGTGAAAACGGTGTAGCCGACAGAACCCCaattcccttccaatggttctccaccctcctccgCTAGCTGAAGGCAAAAGGGATTGCAAGatatgcatgtatataaatatatatgcagcAAACAAAAATATATAGGCATATGTGTGAATATGGAAATACATAGAGAGTGCAGCATCTCTATGCAAGTGCATACACACAGAGGCATATAtacctgcatatatatatatatatatatccacataTATGCAGTCGAAACCAGGATATActtacatatgtatataaatatatatgcaacaAACAAAAATATATAGGCATATGTGTGAATATGGAAATACATAGAGAGTGTAGCATCTCTATGTAAATGCATACACACAAAGGCATATATACTTGtatacatacattatatatatatatatatatatatatatatatatatatatatatatatatatatatatatatatatatatatatatatatatatatatatatatatatatatatatacaaacgaATAATAATGTAGAAGCGACATGAAGGATGCTTGCAAGGCAGTATATAACGAAAGTGCATGATGGTAGGAAACATGTGCTGTCATATCCATGAAAGGTAGCGAAAACGGTGCAGCcggtagaaccccaattcccttccaatggttctccaccctcctccgCCAGCCGAAGGCAAAGGGGATTGCAAGatatgcatgtatataaatatatatgcagcAAACAAAAATATATAGGCATATGTGTGAATATGGAAATACATAGAGAGTGCAGCATCTCTATGCAAGTGCATAGACACAGAGGCATATAtacctgcatatatatatatatatatatatatatatatatatatatatatatatatatatatatatatatatatatggatatacatacacatatatgcagTCGAAAGCATGATATActtacatatgtatataaatatatatgtagcaAAGAAAGATATATAGGGATATGTGTGAATATGGAAACACACGGAGAGTGTAGCATCTCTATGTAAATGCATACACACAGAGGCATATAtacctgcatatatatatatatatatatatatatatatatatatatatatatatatatatggatatacatacacatatatgcagTCGAAAGCAGGATATActtacatatgtatataaatatatatgtagcaAACAAAAATTATGTGTGAATATGGAAACACACAGAGAGTGTAGCATCTCTATGTAAATGCATGCACACAAAGGCATATATacttgtatacatatatatatatatatatatatggatatacaaACAGATATATGCAGTCCAAAGCAGGATATACTTACATATGTGCATATGCATACATTTATGAagagaaacatatatatatatatatactgagaTGAGCATAGATACCTATCTAGAGGAAGagatacatatatgcatatgtataagcACATATAGATATATACTTAGGTGTtaaagtatatatgtatataaataaacacagatatatatatatatatatatatatatatatatatatatgtgtgtgtgtgtgtgtgtgtgtgtgtgtgtgtgtgtgtgtgggtggatGTCTTTGTTAGtgtgcttgtgtgtgtgtgtgtgtgtgtgtgtgtgtgcatacaaagagatagatatatatgtagAATGGTATTTTTGTGAAGAAGGTAGAAGAGGTAGAGTTTAGGATCCAAGATTTAtataaagaaaggaaaaaaaaaaggaattattttcttattttgggAAAATACATAACATAGATGTTGATTTGTTAAGGAAATGTAAATAACAATGCAGAACTCCAATGAAGTGTGCTTGAAAGGCAGTATAAAACAAAAGTGTATGATGGGAAAACATGTGGTGTTATATGCATGAAAGGCAGCAAAGATGGTTGAGGTGGGAGAATCCCAGTTGCTATGTAGTGGTTCTCCACCGTCCTTTGTTGGCTGAACATGAAGGGGAGTgcaacatatgtatgtatataaatatattgtGGCAAAAAGCAATGCATAGTCATATGTGTGGGTATGGAAACACATAGGCAGTCGAGCATTTCTATGTAAATGTATACACacagatgtatatatatatgaatggaTAAACAGACATGTATATGCAGTCCATAGCAATATATACTTACATATGTGTATATGCACACATTTATGTAAAGAAAAGCatcgacatatatatatatatatatatatatatatatatatatatatatatatatatatatatatatatatatatatatatatatatatctgtgtgtgtgtgtgtgtgtgtgtgtgtgtgtgcacatgcaTATATACTGAGATGAACATCCATATATAAATGTGTGTTTGTGCATATGTAAATAGAATAATATAATGATATAAAGATTCATATGAAGCAGGTCGCAGTGTCATGGGTTGGAGTTTAATTCTGTTATGCAAATGTGGAATAGAGAGATACGTATGTGCAATTCAGAGCAGTACAAACTTACATAGGTGCATATGTAGACCCTTATGCAAGGCAAGACatacatttatgtatatgtatatgcacatatgcaTATACAGGCAGATGCataacgatatatatatatatatatatctgtgtgtgtgtgtgtgtttgtgttaaTGCAAATACATAAATggaaacaaataaacattaatttGAAGCAGGGAATGCAGACATAATTTGAACTTAAATTTTGTTATGTAAATGTGAAACAACTGATAAGAGAACGTACATAGAATTGCAATTTGAATAGAAAAGAAAATTCATAGACATGTACATTGCGATCAAAAGTGTGGAGATGTGTTTATGTATACAAAACGCTGAAATATAAAGGCATCATATGTTTGTAGTGCTTTTATGAATAAAAGGAGGCATAGTAATTCGCATCCTTCATTGGCAGAAAAACATATTAGTTAAATGATTGAACAAGCCATCTCAAAAtggaaaacaacaaaacaacaatatacGGTTATATGTAGCAGTTCAATGTTTGAAATGACTGCAAGCAACTGTGGCCGAACAAAACATTGTGAAATTGTGTCTGAATGTCAAAAAAACAAGATTTCTATAGTGTATGCAGAGATAGAGCAGTCTTCTTTTTTTGGTTGCTGACAGGATAGAGTCATGTGACTGCATGCATTTGGGCAATTTCTGCAAGCAGGCAGGTGGACTCAGCTTTGAAATCGAGTCTTTGCATTTTGTCGATTGTGACTTTGATCCTGCGCTCAGAGTTGAATGTGTCAGTAGACACTAAAGTTGCAAAGGTATAGTGCTTGAACATAGCTTTTTTGAGTATGATGTGAGGTGTTTTTTCTGTTGTCAAGTCATATTGTAACATGTATAGTTCCTTTGTAGATAGAGAGAAGAGTTTTGTGCCAATGTTGTCAAATGCATTAGCCCAAATAGTGCCTGTATGATCTTGCAGTTTCATCTGGAGGAGGTATTTGTAGTTACATTCGGGGAATTGTGTTTGACACCTAGGGCAGGACCACAAATTCTCAGCTAATTTAGCACATTTTTTTTTACATTCTTTTCCGTTGAATTGCAATGGGCAAGCTGTATAGTAAAAGGGGTCTTCCTTTATGAAGCGCAACACAGTTGTAATAGTAGTCTCAATGGCTTCAGGCATAACGCTAAGGCACTGCAGGATGGATGCAATTGACATTCTTTGATACTGGTTATTTTTGCAATGGAGAGCTGAAGGATGTGGATCAAGGCTTTGTTGGATAGGGCCTCTTAAACGGAGGGGCTCAGCTTCAGGAATAGAAGGGTTGATTTCAAAAGCTATGGACGCTGATGCATTTATGACTTTTCCGTTGAAACAACCAACCCTTGCATTTTGAACAACAAGGATGACAAATGTTCCAGATGTATGCATATTCTTCAAGTCATTGCCTAGTTGTTCTGAGGATGGGCCCCAAAGGTTAACATCTATTGTCAAAGTTGACATATCATTTATTTTTACTATTCTCTTGTTTACAACAGAGCCATCCTTTCTACGAATTACAG from Cryptomeria japonica chromosome 3, Sugi_1.0, whole genome shotgun sequence harbors:
- the LOC131033895 gene encoding replication protein A 70 kDa DNA-binding subunit A-like, with product MLGRETPPPTKRALKFGVDLPSPQNGPSENISPIKSLNPYQNNWTIKGCVTNKRKMHKYNTPKRNGQVFSFDIIDEEGCEIRITSFDEIAELHYHQIEQGASYVLSKGTVKDVNKVYNKLNNQLEIILTETSVLKRCALDAVGPDKKTRFTPTDELLTTTNNTLIDVIGVVVNVGEISVIRRKDGSVVNKRIVKINDMSTLTIDVNLWGPSSEQLGNDLKNMHTSGTFVILVVQNARVGCFNGKVINASASIAFEINPSIPEAEPLRLRGPIQQSLDPHPSALHCKNNQYQRMSIASILQCLSVMPEAIETTITTVLRFIKEDPFYYTACPLQFNGKECKKKCAKLAENLWSCPRCQTQFPECNYKYLLQMKLQDHTGTIWANAFDNIGTKLFSLSTKELYMLQYDLTTEKTPHIILKKAMFKHYTFATLVSTDTFNSERRIKVTIDKMQRLDFKAESTCLLAEIAQMHAVT
- the LOC131033896 gene encoding uncharacterized protein LOC131033896 — protein: MSFLGPKLLLKIDNRLRQAFPRQQHEPFGGLSIILVGDLGQLPPVMDKPLYASHSTALALWHSFQTVVTLDTSFRQQGASNIQQQFRAILQNIRNANPLQTNWEALMSRSSSKLPIDHNKHFDNSIHLFATNASVKHHNTKMLKQLHLPVARCLAQNSRQTNPEYNNDEQLPSELLLSLNEQVMLIANLWIQAGLVNGSLGQIRSIIYDTDSRPPDLPKYVVVEFKNYSGPHWDNANPKFVPIPPITRGSRTQLPLAMAWALTIHKSQGLTLDKATVDIGKAEKQGLTFTALSRVKSLHDLRTEPLFSFERYSKLQSNAYTTMRKKEENRLSALSIQISASPPHQQL